One genomic segment of Halalkalicoccus jeotgali B3 includes these proteins:
- a CDS encoding polysaccharide deacetylase family protein, whose product MEERGETRREVLRSVFGWGILSWIISSIKQLFGIQDSNGTTQPNNKPQRTDQEPPDEPNEEIEELEEDEEQEEENSGPAKPENGAIVFVYDDGPITDYTQALPAHEEFDAPATTGIVSEWVGRTDYMGTEELDELVDAGWEIASHTKEHRPLGAFSLLKDIHPTDTEVSAKGYRQGHHEGSTVEISDGETKVTREVAGLGGAPGERRIALTEPVGESFSAEDTEIRHPAETMHETLGDSKDTLEEMGYDVSTLLAPYDAYSGYSDLFVPEYYDGVANARHGSRINDPAEYNPYETKRDYFIEFTTETAVKRDLDEIAEEALLGVFGAHTVKKKVNEDSIRQILEWVEEREIEVLTLREAISIYADESETATSHH is encoded by the coding sequence ATGGAAGAACGGGGAGAGACACGGCGGGAGGTGCTACGCAGCGTCTTCGGATGGGGAATACTTTCATGGATAATTTCTTCAATAAAACAACTGTTCGGGATACAGGACAGTAACGGAACGACGCAACCGAACAACAAACCACAACGTACCGATCAAGAGCCACCTGACGAACCTAACGAGGAAATTGAAGAATTAGAAGAAGATGAGGAACAAGAAGAAGAAAACTCGGGACCAGCCAAACCCGAAAACGGAGCCATCGTTTTTGTCTACGACGATGGGCCAATAACTGACTATACACAGGCACTCCCAGCTCATGAAGAGTTTGACGCGCCTGCGACTACTGGTATTGTGAGCGAATGGGTTGGGCGCACTGATTACATGGGCACTGAGGAGTTAGACGAGTTAGTCGATGCAGGCTGGGAGATCGCTAGTCACACGAAAGAACATCGTCCACTTGGAGCATTTTCACTCCTCAAGGACATCCATCCCACGGATACAGAGGTCTCGGCGAAAGGGTATCGACAGGGTCACCACGAAGGGAGTACAGTCGAAATCAGTGATGGAGAGACGAAAGTCACTCGAGAAGTCGCTGGACTTGGCGGAGCACCCGGTGAACGCCGCATTGCACTGACCGAACCAGTTGGTGAATCATTCTCCGCAGAGGACACAGAGATTCGCCATCCGGCTGAGACAATGCATGAGACGCTTGGCGACTCAAAGGACACGCTTGAAGAGATGGGCTATGACGTGTCAACATTGTTGGCACCGTATGATGCGTATTCAGGATATTCGGACTTGTTCGTCCCGGAATATTACGATGGTGTGGCGAACGCCCGACATGGATCCCGCATTAATGACCCTGCAGAGTACAACCCATATGAGACCAAACGAGATTATTTCATTGAGTTCACGACGGAGACGGCAGTCAAGCGAGATTTAGATGAGATTGCTGAGGAGGCTCTTCTTGGCGTTTTTGGGGCACACACAGTCAAAAAGAAGGTGAATGAAGACTCAATCAGGCAGATACTTGAGTGGGTCGAGGAACGCGAGATCGAAGTTCTGACGCTTCGTGAGGCGATATCGATCTACGCCGACGAGTCTGAAACGGCAACCAGTCATCACTAG
- a CDS encoding glucosamine inositolphosphorylceramide transferase family protein — protein sequence MTVMTRRRELLGCIGVVLTGLVGCTDQTEEGDEGLPGLPAEATEIRPTGESEETKSEPEAPPTWDETIPTYPYPETGVGPLTPEPDPAVDNPVLTAENVTDLDEPLFVADPFLFVEDGEWHMFLEAVEAGVGGVISYASSPDGGVSWEYEEVVLETDWHLSFPYVFKWDGEYYMTTEEGRDDAVVPLYRAEEFPTEWTDVGPIRSRRIRPRRD from the coding sequence ATGACAGTCATGACTCGACGGCGAGAGCTACTGGGATGTATCGGCGTTGTGCTGACCGGGTTGGTGGGCTGTACCGACCAAACAGAGGAGGGCGACGAGGGATTACCCGGCCTCCCCGCCGAGGCGACTGAGATCAGGCCGACGGGGGAGAGCGAGGAGACCAAGAGCGAACCCGAGGCGCCACCGACGTGGGATGAGACGATCCCCACGTACCCCTATCCGGAAACCGGCGTGGGGCCACTGACTCCGGAGCCCGATCCGGCGGTCGACAATCCGGTGTTGACTGCCGAGAACGTGACGGATCTTGACGAGCCACTTTTCGTCGCGGACCCGTTTCTGTTCGTCGAAGACGGTGAGTGGCACATGTTCCTTGAGGCCGTCGAGGCTGGCGTTGGTGGAGTAATTTCCTATGCGAGTAGCCCGGACGGCGGCGTTTCGTGGGAATACGAGGAGGTCGTCCTCGAGACTGACTGGCACCTCTCTTTCCCGTACGTGTTCAAGTGGGACGGTGAGTATTACATGACGACCGAGGAAGGACGCGATGACGCCGTCGTCCCTCTCTACCGGGCCGAAGAGTTCCCGACCGAGTGGACCGATGTCGGACCCATACGATCCCGCCGAATTCGGCCACGGCGTGACTGA
- a CDS encoding glucosamine inositolphosphorylceramide transferase family protein has translation MTDHVFFRWKDRWWSIAGDANEDAYAYYSDDLDGDWTAYDANPVIEGRPDASRPGGRPIVTDEGIMMFYQATAQFYGESLSAYHITDLTPVTFEQDRDPTSPLLEGTAEEESEDPSWNSLRMHHYDPWYRGEGGGWRAAVDGGARGMDGPNWAIGIYQIPEG, from the coding sequence GTGACTGACCACGTATTCTTCCGGTGGAAGGACCGCTGGTGGTCGATTGCCGGTGACGCGAACGAGGATGCCTATGCATACTACAGCGATGACCTCGACGGCGACTGGACGGCCTACGACGCCAACCCGGTGATCGAGGGACGACCCGATGCTTCACGACCTGGCGGTCGGCCGATCGTGACCGATGAGGGGATCATGATGTTCTACCAGGCGACTGCGCAGTTTTACGGAGAGTCACTCTCAGCCTACCATATCACCGACCTTACCCCCGTGACCTTCGAGCAGGACCGAGATCCAACCTCGCCGCTGCTGGAGGGGACTGCCGAAGAGGAAAGCGAGGACCCATCGTGGAATTCCCTACGGATGCACCATTATGACCCGTGGTATCGCGGCGAGGGCGGCGGATGGCGTGCCGCTGTCGATGGCGGTGCTCGGGGGATGGATGGGCCAAACTGGGCGATCGGTATCTACCAAATTCCTGAAGGGTGA
- a CDS encoding helix-turn-helix domain-containing protein, producing the protein MLNLSNSERFPRAIYDLKGNDGSEHGLTESQYMSLIKAKEMGYYDVPRGISLSELADELGVSHQALSERLRRGHGRLIDRTLSPNDRIQVEIPSQGQ; encoded by the coding sequence ATGTTGAACCTCTCCAATTCGGAGAGGTTTCCGAGAGCAATCTACGATCTCAAGGGGAACGACGGTTCGGAACACGGGCTGACTGAATCACAGTACATGTCACTGATAAAAGCAAAGGAGATGGGCTATTACGACGTTCCTCGAGGGATCTCGCTATCCGAACTCGCTGATGAGCTCGGGGTCTCTCATCAGGCGCTGTCCGAGCGTCTCCGGCGAGGTCACGGGAGACTCATCGATCGGACTCTGAGTCCGAACGACAGGATCCAGGTCGAGATCCCATCACAGGGACAGTAG